The Desulfomicrobium orale DSM 12838 genome includes a window with the following:
- the hisI gene encoding phosphoribosyl-AMP cyclohydrolase has protein sequence MEQPDFEKCGGLVPAIAQDAETGEVLMLAYMNEAAWAETLRTGEAHYYSRSRQSLWHKGGTSGHVQKVLAIRLDCDRDAVLLRIRQMGEAACHTGRRSCFYRERGGDGRWTDCSPMIFDPKEVYK, from the coding sequence ATGGAACAGCCTGATTTTGAGAAGTGCGGCGGTTTGGTGCCGGCCATCGCCCAGGATGCGGAAACGGGCGAGGTGCTCATGCTCGCCTATATGAACGAAGCCGCCTGGGCCGAGACTTTGCGCACAGGCGAGGCGCACTACTACAGCAGAAGCCGGCAGAGCCTGTGGCACAAGGGCGGCACGTCGGGACACGTGCAGAAGGTTCTCGCCATCCGGCTGGACTGCGACCGGGATGCGGTGCTGCTCCGGATCCGGCAGATGGGCGAAGCGGCCTGTCACACGGGCCGCAGAAGCTGTTTTTACCGTGAACGCGGCGGGGACGGGCGGTGGACGGACTGCTCGCCCATGATTTTCGACCCCAAGGAGGTGTACAAATAA